A single genomic interval of Panthera tigris isolate Pti1 chromosome E1 unlocalized genomic scaffold, P.tigris_Pti1_mat1.1 chrE1_random_Un_scaffold_69, whole genome shotgun sequence harbors:
- the LOC122236281 gene encoding titin-like isoform X5: protein MLAPPKELTETLVPFLDTDSFGELPPGPDEDLNDQLTQHQRLPEVVPVPGWDQNQTIAPPPHLKSKTKTVGLDQAEDHQSFEILVPSLDSQSSKPTKFIVSPLNLKKDLAQHRRLAKVVGTPNQFANKEHLQQQLQDDYLDSNMGLLYPEENLPMGFPGGPDQLPNFSEEAEIPPPLQKTPNHLESPEEAESFLPQGEAQAQHPEPSEETETSLLEQEAPSQRPESLKDGNSANPQEAPAEPSSTPEEVEPSSVQQEASAHPTEAPEEVEPSPTPQEAPAQPPEPSKDIISQLLAHHEVNVLSPSQSEAQKPSFPNVTVKPLDLTITLTQPAEHPEEAGPTPVQQEAPAQPAERLEEVEPTPVQQEAPTLVPEFPIEYLTQLAVSDEVTSLPLGQYPDYLMFPRVIGKPLDVEFTTTPGPDKGVESSIAQQEAPPQPLEHTEEAELSLTQQETSGKPPEEVEPSSEQETPGQPSEPPGVIDPSLRQQETPAQPSVPPEEGKPSLSKQEPPAQLPDRFGEAELSPTQEEALAQLAELLNEAESSTQQETPAQSPGEIESSATLQEQPAQPPELPSREVEPSPTQQEHPAQPLWHHKMTVSPPGHYHDQHLNLPNVSVKPPDVQLTMTAEPTTEVGPSPVRHETIAQPSVPLNVEPFETQHEAPTLPPQSPEVESLPVQQETPTQSPESTTQEKLPTQQETPVQYPEYPGEVEPSTTQQEALAQQSQAPEEGESSSTQEEAPTQLPEAQEEGEPSPLQEEGQGQHPQASEGSEPPTTQEEAPVQHPQTPEEVEPSSTQQEAPAQYPQASEEGEPFPTQPETPTQYPEPLEGTEPSPAQSEATTQHPNPRGEVKPATYQEAPSQHPQTSEEINPSATQQEATAQHPEPSGEVEPSPTQQEAPAHSPEHQVVTVFPQGQNQAQLLLLPNVTVKPVDSSVTMTSESTNEVEASPLREEASAQSGVSPEQLEPSPIQQEVPHQHPAPPENVESSPVQHEVSTPPEDFPEEIELSPSQQESSALPQVPVASIEPSPIQQEVPAQQPKPNEGVESFPVQYEHPAQPPGSSTDVVAQSPVQHEVTFSPPGPGEDQHPVLPNITGKPVDLRIFLSPQATKEVKHLPVQQDVPAQSPIPPEKVEFAPAQSKHLSQSPESPEDESSPGQQEVLAQTPDPPKAVDPASGQQEAPAQSVVPQLAPAQPSEPPEKVEPSPVQQEVPAQPSEPPNEAESSPTPQEALVQSPVPQQAPAVSPEPPKEVEPSPTLQEAPAQPSEPPNEAESPTQQVAPAQFPVLQESPAISPEPPKEVEPSPTPQEPPAQPSEPGNEAESFPTQQGAPVVSPEPPKEVEPSTQQEAPPQPSDPPEKVEPSPVQQETLSLPLEPLKEIEPSLTQQEVQAQPSEAPEKVEPSPILQQSPTQPPEPSKEAETPPAQQEAPVQPPEPPEEVVAQPPVHNEVTVPPLGQEQAQHPNLPNVTVQPADLELTVTPEPTVEAEHSTIMQQTIAPPEDLEVTFPHSEHIQHPTLTKVTVKPLDPGLTITPESTTETEPSVTMQETPTQPPEPPKEVVQYPSQQEVTVPTPSKDQGQQPTLPSVTAHRVDLGLTITPEPTTEAEHSTPVKETTAPPPKDLEVTLAHPEQVQSQHPNLTEVTVPPMDLELTVTAGSSVETEPSPTMRDTPTQPPEPPKEVVVQYPFQQEVTVPTPSKDQGQHPASPIIPFRHVELTITPEPITEAEHSTTLKKTTTPPPKDPEVTLAHPKQVQSQHRNLTEVTVPPMDLEIPVSQQPESFETGFPPTTEHPVVHFVNYTSEKAYTTLTWQPEQNATTNLKICERCTCKEETLSCVGLSPQQRLRRVPVLEPDTYNGTFTILNFQGNSISHIDENVWKGYRWAEKLCHVILRGSCSVSGNALGGGEWTGPPGCHPAFTASLVEQCDLKLFTADIIM, encoded by the coding sequence ATGTTGGCCCCGCCTAAGGAGTTGACCGAGACTTTGGTTCCATTCCTGGACACGGATTCGTTTGGAGAACTACCCCCAGGGCCAGATGAGGATCTGAATGACCAGCTAACCCAGCATCAAAGGCTCCCAGAGGTGGTTCCAGTGCCAGGTTGGGATCAGAATCAGACCATAGCTCCGCCTCCTCATCTCAAAAGTAAGACTAAAACTGTAGGTTTAGATCAGGCCGAAGATCACCAGTCATTTGAAATACTTGTTCCATCTCTGGATAGTCAGAGTTCAAAGCCAACAAAGTTTATTGTTTCACCCCTAAACCTGAAGAAAGATCTAGCTCAGCATCGAAGGCTTGCCAAAGTTGTTGGAACTCCAAACCAATTTGCAAATAAAGAGCACCTACAACAACAGCTGCAGGATGATTATTTAGATTCCAATATGGGTCTCCTGTATCCTGAGGAGAACCTACCTATGGGTTTCCCAGGGGGACCAGATCAACTTCCAAACTTCTCTGAGGAGGCTGAAATTCCTCCACCCTTGCAGAAGACCCCAAATCATCTAGAGTCCCCTGAGGAAGCTGAATCTTTTTTGCCCCAAGGGGAGGCTCAGGCTCAGCATCCAGAGCCCTCTGAAGAGACAGAAACATCTCTACTTGAGCAGGAGGCTCCATCTCAGCGTCCAGAGTCCCTTAAGGATGGAAATTCAGCAAACCCACAAGAAGCCCCAGCTGAGCCTTCAAGTACCCCTGAAGAGGTCGAACCTTCTTCAGTCCAGCAGGAAGCCTCAGCTCACCCTACAGAGGCCCCCGAGGAAGTGGAACCTTCTCCAACCCCCCAGGAGGCCCCTgctcagcctccagagccatCTAAGGACATCATATCTCAACTGTTAGCACATCATGAAGTAAATGTGCTATCTCCAAGTCAGAGTGAAGCTCAGAAGCCAAGCTTCCCCAATGTCACTGTTAAACCTCTGGATCTTACCATAACTCTAACTCAGCCTGCGGAGCACCCTGAGGAGGCTGGACCTACCCCAGTCCAGCAGGAGGCCCCTGCTCAGCCTGCAGAGCGCCTCGAGGAGGTTGAACCTACCCCAGTCCAGCAGGAGGCCCCAACTCTAGTTCCAGAGTTCCCTATCGAGTATTTAACTCAACTTGCAGTAAGTGATGAGGTGACATCTCTACCTCTAGGTCAGTATCCAGATTATTTAATGTTTCCCAGGGTTATAGGTAAGCCTTTAGATGTGGAATTTACCACAACTCCAGGGCCTGATAAAGGTGTTGAATCTTCTATAGCCCAGCAAGAGGCCCCACCTCAGCCTCTTGAACATACTGAGGAAGCAGAACTTTCTCTAACCCAGCAAGAGACCTCGGGTAAGCCTCCAGAGGAGGTTGAGCCTTCAAGTGAGCAGGAGACCCCAGGTCAGCCTTCCGAGCCTCCTGGGGTGATTGATCCTTCTCTAAGGCAGCAGGAGACCCCAGCTCAGCCTTCAGTGCCTCCTGAGGAAGGTAAGCCTTCTCTAAGCAAACAGGAACCCCCAGCTCAGCTTCCAGACCGTTTTGGAGAAGCTGAACTTTCTCCAACCCAGGAGGAGGCCTTAGCTCAGCTTGCAGAGCTCCTTAATGAGGCAGAATCTTCAACCCAGCAGGAGACTCCAGCTCAGTCTCCAGGGGAGATAGAATCTTCTGCAACCCTGCAAGAGCAACCagctcagcctccagagctgccTTCCAGGGAGGTGGAACCTTCTCCAACCCAGCAGGAGCACCCAGCTCAACCTCTATGGCATCATAAGATGACAGTTTCACCTCCAGGTCACTACCATGATCAACATTTAAACCTGCCCAATGTCAGTGTGAAACCTCCAGATGTGCAGCTTACCATGACTGCAGAACCCACTACAGAGGTGGGACCTTCTCCAGTTCGGCACGAGACTATAGCTCAGCCCTCAGTGCCTCTTAATGTGGAACCTTTTGAAACCCAGCATGAAGCCCCAACTCTGCCTCCACAGTCCCCTGAGGTTGAATCTTTGCCAGTTCAACAGGAGACTCCAACGCAATCTCCAGAATCTACCACACAGGAGAAACTTCCAACACAGCAGGAGACCCCAGTTCAGTATCCAGAATATCCTGGAGAAGTTGAACCTTCTACAACTCAGCAGGAGGCCCTAGCTCAGCAATCACAGGCCCCTGAGGAGGGTGAATCATCCTCAACCCAGGAGGAGGCCCCGACTCAGCTTCCAGAGGCCCAGGAAGAGGGTGAACCTTCCCCTCTCCAGGAGGAGGGCCAGGGTCAGCACCCACAGGCCTCCGAGGGGAGTGAACCACCTACAACCCAGGAGGAGGCCCCAGTTCAGCATCCACAGACCCCTGAGGAGGTTGAACCTTCTTCAACCCAGCAGGAGGCTCCAGCTCAGTATCCTCAGGCATCAGAGGAGGGTGAGCCTTTTCCAACCCAACCAGAGACCCCAACTCAGTATCCAGAGCCCCTTGAGGGGACTGAGCCTTCTCCAGCCCAGTCAGAGGCCACAACTCAGCATCCAAATCCCCGTGGGGAAGTTAAACCTGCAACCTATCAGGAGGCCCCAAGTCAGCATCCACAGACCTCTGAGGAAATTAACCCTTCTGCCACTCAACAGGAAGCCACAGCTCAACATCCAGAGCCTTCTGGTGAGGTTGAACCTTCTCCAACCCAACAGGAGGCCCCAGCTCACTCTCCAGAGCATCAGGTGGTAACAGTTTTTCCTCAAGGTCAGAATCAAGCTCAGCTCCTGCTGTTGCCTAATGTCACTGTTAAACCTGTGGATTCCTCAGTTACCATGACCTCAGAATCCACTAATGAGGTTGAAGCTTCTCCACTCCGAGAAGAGGCCTCAGCTCAGTCTGGAGTGTCCCCTGAGCAGTTGGAACCTTCTCCAATCCAGCAGGAGGTCCCACATCAGCATCCAGCGCCCCCTGAAAATGTGGAATCTTCTCCAGTCCAGCATGAAGTCTCAACTCCACCCGAAGATTTTCCTGAGGAAATTGAACTTTCTCCAAGCCAGCAGGAGAGCTCAGCTCTGCCTCAAGTGCCTGTTGCAAGTATAGAACCTTCTCCAATCCAGCAAGAGGTCCCAGCTCAGCAACCAAAGCCCAATGAGGGGGTCGAGTCTTTTCCAGTTCAGTATGAGCATCCAGCTCAGCCTCCAGGGTCCTCTACAGATGTTGTAGCTCAGTCTCCAGTACAGCATGAGGTGACATTCTCACCTCCAGGTCCAGGTGAAGATCAGCATCCAGTGTTGCCTAATATCACAGGTAAACCTGTGGATCTGAGGATTTTCCTAAGTCCCCAGGCAACTAAGGAGGTTAAACATCTTCCAGTGCAGCAGGATGTCCCTGCTCAATCTCCTATTCCCCCTGAGAAAGTTGAATTTGCTCCAGCTCAGTCCAAGCATCTTTCCCAGTCTCCAGAGTCCCCTGAAGATGAGTCTTCTCCAGGCCAACAAGAGGTCCTAGCTCAGACTCCAGACCCCCCTAAGGCTGTGGACCCTGCTTCAGGCCAACAGGAGGCCCCAGCTCAGTCTGTAGTCCCCCAGCTGGCCCCAGCTCAGCCTTCAGAGCCTCCTGAGAAGGTAGAACCATCTCCAGTTCAGCAGGAAGTCCCAGCTCAGCCTTCAGAGCCCCCTAATGAGGCAGAATCTTCTCCAACCCCGCAGGAGGCCCTGGTTCAGTCTCCTGTCCCCCAGCAGGCCCCAGCTGTATCTCCTGAGCCCCCTAAGGAGGTAGAACCTTCTCCCACACTGCAGGAGGCCCCAGCTCAGCCTTCAGAGCCCCCTAATGAGGCAGAGTCTCCAACCCAGCAGGTGGCCCCAGCTCAGTTTCCAGTCCTCCAGGAGTCCCCAGCTATATCCCCTGAGCCCCCTAAGGAGGTGGAACCTTCTCCCACACCTCAGGAGCCCCCAGCTCAGCCTTCAGAGCCCGGTAATGAGGCAGAATCTTTTCCaactcagcagggagccccagtTGTATCCCCTGAGCCCCCTAAGGAGGTAGAACCTTCCACACAGCAGGAGGCCCCACCTCAGCCTTCAGACCCTCCTGAGAAGGTGGAACCATCTCCAGTCCAGCAGGAAACCCTATCTCTACCTCTCGAGCCACTTAAGGAGATAGAACCTTCTCTAACACAACAGGAGGTACAAGCTCAGCCTTCAGAGGCCCCTGAGAAGGTAGAACCATCTCCAATTCTGCAGCAGTCTCCAACTCAACCTCCGGAGCCCTCTAAGGAGGCAGAAACTCCTCCAGCCCAGCAGGAGGCCCCAGTTCAGCCTCCAGAGCCACCTGAGGAGGTTGTAGCACAACCTCCAGTCCATAATGAGGTGACAGTTCCACCTCTAGGACAAGAGCAAGCTCAGCATCCAAACTTGCCCAATGTTACTGTTCAGCCTGCTGACCTGGAGCTTACTGTAACTCCAGAACCTACTGTGGAGGCTGAGCATTCTACAATCATGCAGCAGACTATAGCTCCTCCAGAGGACCTTGAGGTGACATTTCCACATTCAGAGCACATTCAGCATCCAACCTTAACTAAAGTCACAGTTAAACCTTTGGACCCAGGGCTTACCATAACTCCAGAATCCACTACAGAGACTGAACCTTCTGTAACCATGCAAGAGACCCCaacccagcctccagagccacctAAGGAGGTTGTTCAGTATCCGTCCCAACAGGAAGTGACAGTTCCTACTCCAAGTAAGGATCAAGGTCAGCAACCAACATTGCCCAGTGTCACAGCTCATCGTGTGGACTTGGGGCTTACCATAACTCCAGAACCTACTACAGAGGCTGAACATTCTACACCCGTGAAGGAGACTACAGCTCCTCCTCCAAAGGACCTTGAGGTGACACTTGCACATCCAGAGCAGGTTCAGAGTCAGCATCCAAACCTGACTGAAGTCACAGTTCCACCTATGGACCTGGAACTTACTGTAACTGCAGGATCCAGTGTGGAGACTGAACCTTCTCCAACCATGCGAGACACCCCAActcagcctccagagccaccTAAGGAGGTTGTAGTTCAATATCCATTCCAGCAGGAAGTGACAGTTCCAACTCCAAGTAAGGATCAAGGTCAGCATCCAGCATCACCCATCATCCCATTTCGTCATGTGGAGCTTACTATAACTCCAGAACCTATTACAGAGGCTGAACATTCGACAACCCTGAAGAAGACTACAACTCCTCCCCCAAAGGACCCTGAGGTGACACTTGCACATCCAAAACAGGTTCAGAGTCAACATCGAAACCTGACTGAAGTCACGGTTCCACCTATGGACCTAGAAATTCCTGTAAGTCAGCAACCAGAGTCATTTGAGACAGGTTTTCCTCCAACAACTGAACATCCTGTGGTGCATTTTGTAAACTATACCTCAGAAAAGGCATACACAACTTTAACTTGGCAACCAGAACAGAATGCCACCACAAACCTCAAAATATGTGAGCGCTGTACCTGCAAAGAGGAGACACTGTCGTGTGTTGGTCTCAGCCCACAGCAGAGGCTCCGCAGAGTGCCCGTGCTGGAGCCCGACACCTACAACGGCACCTTCACCATCTT